In Streptomyces sp. NBC_01381, a genomic segment contains:
- a CDS encoding SsgA family sporulation/cell division regulator: protein MHTVVERELELKLVLSPERAIPVPARLTYRTDDPYAVHISFHIGSENPVNWTFARELLVEGVFRPCGHGDVRVWPTKVEGRSVVLMALSSPDGDALLEAPAPAVSAWLERTLRVVPPGSEAERLGIDDGLAELLTPTPADDLWLRDPWPSDESKDGE from the coding sequence ATGCACACCGTGGTGGAACGCGAGCTTGAGCTCAAACTCGTCCTCTCTCCGGAACGCGCCATCCCCGTCCCGGCCCGCCTCACCTACCGCACCGACGACCCGTACGCCGTCCACATCTCCTTCCACATCGGCTCCGAGAACCCGGTGAACTGGACATTCGCCCGCGAGCTCCTCGTCGAGGGGGTGTTCAGGCCCTGCGGCCACGGCGACGTCCGGGTCTGGCCGACCAAGGTCGAGGGGCGCAGCGTCGTCCTGATGGCGCTGAGTTCACCCGACGGTGACGCGCTCCTGGAGGCGCCCGCGCCCGCCGTCTCCGCCTGGCTCGAGCGCACGCTGCGGGTGGTCCCTCCGGGCTCTGAGGCTGAGCGGCTCGGCATCGACGACGGCCTCGCCGAGCTGCTCACGCCGACCCCGGCCGACGACCTATGGCTGCGCGACCCGTGGCCGAGCGACGAGTCCAAGGACGGTGAGTGA
- a CDS encoding nicotinate phosphoribosyltransferase has protein sequence MNTADLGLPVDVPSTALFTDHYELTMLQAALKAGTADRRSVFEVFTRRLPEGRRYGVVAGTGRVLDAVENFRFDADVIGFLRERRVVDEETLQWLASYRFRGDIWGYPEGEVYFPGSPILRVEGSFAECVLLETVILSILNHDSAIAAAASRMASAAGERPLIEMGARRTHELAAVAASRAAYVGGFTTTSDLAAGFRYDIPTVGTSAHAFTLLHDNERDAFQAQVNSLGPGTTLLVDTYDVTEAVRTAVEVAGPELGAVRIDSGDLLLVAHRVRQQLDELGATKTKIVVTSDLDEYAIASLAAAPVDAYGVGTQLVTGSGHPTCSMVYKLVARAHSADPQAPLEAVAKKSVGGKSSVGGRKWAARRPDEHGVAEAEVIGTGPVPVELADHELLVELIKGGEVVAREPLDTVRDRHAAARARLPLSATQLSKGEAVIPTEYA, from the coding sequence ATGAACACAGCGGACCTTGGGCTGCCGGTGGATGTTCCGTCGACGGCGCTCTTCACCGATCACTACGAGCTGACGATGCTGCAGGCAGCGCTGAAGGCGGGCACCGCCGACCGGCGCTCCGTCTTCGAGGTCTTCACGCGCAGACTGCCCGAGGGACGGCGCTACGGAGTGGTGGCCGGCACCGGCCGTGTCCTGGACGCCGTGGAGAACTTCCGCTTCGATGCCGACGTCATCGGCTTCCTGCGCGAGCGCCGTGTCGTCGACGAGGAGACCCTGCAGTGGCTCGCCTCGTACCGCTTCCGCGGTGACATCTGGGGCTATCCGGAGGGCGAGGTCTACTTCCCGGGCTCGCCGATCCTGCGCGTCGAGGGCTCCTTCGCGGAGTGCGTCCTCCTGGAGACGGTGATCCTCTCCATCCTCAACCACGACTCGGCGATCGCGGCCGCAGCGTCCCGGATGGCGTCGGCCGCCGGTGAGCGCCCGCTGATCGAGATGGGCGCACGGCGCACCCACGAACTGGCGGCCGTCGCCGCATCGCGCGCCGCGTACGTCGGCGGCTTCACCACCACGTCCGACCTGGCGGCGGGCTTCCGCTACGACATCCCCACGGTCGGCACGTCCGCGCACGCCTTCACCCTCCTGCACGACAACGAACGCGACGCCTTCCAGGCCCAGGTGAACTCCCTCGGCCCCGGCACGACGCTCCTGGTCGACACATACGACGTGACCGAGGCCGTCCGTACGGCCGTCGAGGTCGCCGGGCCCGAGCTCGGCGCCGTACGCATCGACTCCGGCGACCTGCTCCTGGTCGCCCACCGGGTCCGCCAGCAGCTGGACGAGCTCGGCGCCACGAAGACCAAGATCGTGGTCACCTCCGACCTCGACGAGTACGCCATCGCCTCGCTGGCCGCGGCGCCCGTCGACGCGTACGGCGTGGGCACCCAGCTGGTCACCGGTTCCGGGCACCCCACCTGCTCGATGGTCTACAAGCTGGTGGCCCGCGCCCACTCGGCGGACCCTCAAGCTCCGCTGGAGGCGGTGGCGAAGAAGTCCGTGGGCGGGAAGTCGTCCGTCGGCGGCCGCAAGTGGGCCGCCCGGCGGCCCGACGAGCACGGGGTCGCCGAGGCCGAGGTGATCGGCACGGGCCCGGTTCCGGTGGAGCTCGCCGACCACGAACTCCTCGTCGAGCTGATCAAGGGCGGTGAGGTGGTGGCGCGCGAGCCGCTGGACACGGTCCGCGACCGGCACGCGGCGGCACGGGCCCGGCTCCCCCTCTCCGCCACCCAGCTCTCCAAGGGCGAGGCGGTCATTCCCACGGAGTACGCCTGA
- a CDS encoding immune inhibitor A domain-containing protein, producing the protein MTVRRRTFRATAAAVAMAAAAATFSAATASAEDGGSTGAPAIDRQDPSRAKAQVDHDLEGPFSKQQAQQRQSALEQVVAGDAKIQKRDGSQVVKLDDKKYVELGRQQTDKIFTILVEFGDKVDDTTMYDPDGPDGPEKPAKKYGGKPGPAHNKIAEPDRAKDNSTAWQKDYNQKHFQDLYFGEGKDAKGKTKHSLKTYYEKTSSGRYSVDGGVSDWVKVDYNEARYGSNYCGDTNCANVWDAVKDGVTAWTADQKAQGRTDAQIKADLAKYDLWDRYDFDGDGNFNEPDGYIDHFQIVHAGEDESAGGGAEGTNALWAHRWYAYGNDAGKTGPGENKAGGTQIGDSGIWVGDYTMQPENGGLGVFAHEYGHDLGLPDLYDTTGKAENSVGFWSLMSAGSWLGTGKDAIGDLPGDMTAWDKFQLGWLDYAKAKAATKSTHKLGVSEYNTKNKQALVVELPKKAVTTTVVKPTEGSKQWWSDQGDDLKNTLTRSVDLTGKSKAELSLDGWWDIEANYDYLYTEVSTDGGANWTPVDGTADGKAIPRDAGDKPALTGVSGAYKKLAFPLDAYAGKKIDLRFRYATDGGTAGKGFAADKLAVTADGAKVFDDGAEGDDNGWTAKGFSRIGESFTKDYDQYYLAENRQYVSYDKTLKVGPYNFGFSKSRPDWVEHYAYQTGLMVWQWDTSQKDNNVSKHPGQGLILPVDAHAKPLQWADGTLLRNKIQPFDAPFSKYATDAFTLHNADVAMKIKSQKGVPVFDDRKGTYWFKENPTGSVKVTDTNTQIKIVKQPKDGSSITVQVAPSVK; encoded by the coding sequence GTGACAGTCAGAAGACGGACGTTCAGAGCCACCGCGGCTGCCGTGGCGATGGCCGCGGCCGCCGCCACGTTCTCGGCAGCCACCGCATCGGCCGAGGACGGCGGGTCCACCGGGGCTCCCGCCATCGACCGGCAGGACCCGAGCCGGGCCAAGGCCCAGGTCGACCACGACCTCGAAGGGCCCTTCAGCAAGCAGCAGGCCCAGCAGCGCCAGTCGGCCCTCGAGCAGGTCGTCGCGGGCGACGCCAAGATCCAGAAGCGCGACGGCTCCCAGGTCGTGAAGCTCGACGACAAGAAGTACGTCGAGCTCGGCCGGCAGCAGACCGACAAGATCTTCACGATCCTGGTGGAGTTCGGGGACAAGGTGGACGACACCACCATGTACGACCCCGACGGTCCGGACGGACCCGAGAAGCCGGCCAAGAAGTACGGCGGCAAGCCCGGCCCCGCGCACAACAAAATAGCCGAGCCGGACCGTGCGAAGGACAACAGCACGGCCTGGCAGAAGGACTACAACCAGAAGCACTTCCAGGACCTCTACTTCGGTGAGGGCAAGGACGCCAAGGGCAAGACCAAGCACTCGCTGAAGACCTACTACGAGAAGACCTCATCCGGCCGTTACTCGGTCGACGGCGGGGTCTCCGACTGGGTCAAGGTCGACTACAACGAGGCGCGCTACGGCTCCAATTACTGCGGCGACACCAACTGCGCCAACGTCTGGGACGCGGTGAAGGACGGCGTCACCGCCTGGACCGCCGACCAGAAGGCCCAGGGCCGCACGGACGCGCAGATCAAGGCGGACCTCGCCAAGTACGACCTGTGGGACCGCTACGACTTCGACGGCGACGGCAACTTCAACGAGCCCGACGGGTACATCGACCACTTCCAGATCGTCCACGCGGGCGAGGACGAGTCGGCCGGCGGCGGCGCCGAGGGCACCAACGCCCTCTGGGCGCACCGCTGGTACGCGTACGGCAACGACGCGGGCAAGACCGGCCCCGGCGAGAACAAGGCGGGCGGCACGCAGATCGGCGACTCGGGCATCTGGGTCGGCGACTACACGATGCAGCCGGAGAACGGCGGCCTCGGCGTCTTCGCCCACGAGTACGGCCACGACCTGGGTCTGCCCGACCTGTACGACACCACGGGCAAGGCCGAGAACTCGGTCGGCTTCTGGTCGCTGATGTCGGCGGGCTCCTGGCTCGGCACCGGCAAGGACGCCATCGGCGACCTGCCGGGCGACATGACCGCCTGGGACAAGTTCCAGCTGGGCTGGCTCGACTACGCCAAGGCGAAGGCGGCGACCAAGTCGACGCACAAGCTGGGCGTTTCGGAGTACAACACCAAGAACAAGCAGGCGCTCGTCGTCGAGCTGCCGAAGAAGGCCGTCACCACCACGGTGGTCAAGCCGACCGAGGGCTCCAAGCAGTGGTGGAGCGACCAGGGCGACGACCTCAAGAACACCCTGACGCGGTCGGTCGACCTGACCGGCAAGTCCAAGGCCGAGCTGTCCCTTGACGGTTGGTGGGACATCGAGGCCAACTACGACTACCTCTACACCGAGGTGTCGACGGACGGCGGCGCCAACTGGACGCCCGTGGACGGCACCGCGGACGGCAAGGCCATCCCGCGCGACGCCGGTGACAAGCCCGCGTTGACCGGTGTCTCGGGTGCGTACAAGAAGCTCGCCTTCCCGCTCGACGCGTACGCCGGCAAGAAGATCGACCTCCGTTTCCGGTACGCGACGGACGGCGGCACCGCCGGCAAGGGCTTCGCGGCCGACAAGCTCGCCGTGACGGCGGACGGCGCGAAGGTCTTCGACGACGGCGCCGAGGGCGACGACAACGGCTGGACGGCCAAGGGCTTTTCGCGCATCGGCGAGTCCTTCACCAAGGACTACGACCAGTACTACCTCGCGGAGAACCGCCAGTACGTGTCGTACGACAAGACCCTGAAGGTCGGCCCGTACAACTTCGGTTTCTCCAAGTCCCGTCCGGACTGGGTCGAGCACTACGCGTACCAGACCGGCCTGATGGTCTGGCAGTGGGACACCTCGCAGAAGGACAACAACGTCAGCAAGCACCCCGGCCAGGGTCTGATCCTGCCGGTGGACGCGCACGCCAAGCCGCTGCAGTGGGCGGACGGCACGTTGCTGCGGAACAAGATCCAGCCGTTCGACGCGCCGTTCAGCAAGTACGCGACGGACGCGTTCACGCTCCACAACGCGGACGTGGCGATGAAGATCAAGTCCCAGAAGGGCGTCCCGGTCTTCGACGACCGCAAGGGCACCTACTGGTTCAAGGAGAACCCCACGGGAAGCGTGAAGGTCACTGACACCAACACGCAGATCAAGATCGTCAAGCAGCCCAAGGACGGCTCGTCGATCACGGTCCAGGTGGCCCCCTCGGTGAAGTAA
- a CDS encoding RDD family protein, producing the protein MSTEPPPYPPPPDDDNDPFRKQPPPTPPPYGGGGGDPYGSGGGYGVPDPLAGMPPLADSGKRVLARIIDMILVGVVVWLLSWLFNTNEFDVDPDKVEYGKSFGQSLLAAVLYIAYDTFLIAKTGQTLGKKWLGMRVANLNDGATPALQAALARAAVLWIPFAFCCACIWTAICGGWSFFDKPYKQGLHDKAAKTVVVSTT; encoded by the coding sequence ATGAGTACCGAACCGCCGCCGTACCCACCGCCCCCCGACGACGACAACGACCCCTTCCGGAAGCAGCCCCCGCCGACCCCTCCGCCGTACGGCGGAGGCGGCGGTGATCCCTACGGCAGCGGTGGCGGATACGGCGTGCCGGATCCCCTCGCCGGGATGCCACCCCTGGCCGACAGCGGGAAACGCGTCCTCGCCCGCATCATCGACATGATCCTCGTCGGCGTGGTCGTCTGGCTGCTCTCCTGGCTCTTCAACACCAACGAGTTCGACGTCGACCCGGACAAGGTCGAGTACGGCAAGAGCTTCGGCCAGTCCCTGCTCGCCGCCGTGCTCTACATCGCGTACGACACCTTCCTGATCGCCAAGACGGGTCAGACCCTCGGCAAGAAGTGGCTGGGGATGCGGGTGGCGAACCTCAACGACGGGGCGACGCCCGCCCTGCAGGCCGCGCTCGCCCGCGCGGCCGTCCTCTGGATCCCGTTCGCGTTCTGCTGCGCCTGCATCTGGACGGCCATCTGCGGCGGCTGGAGCTTCTTCGACAAGCCCTACAAGCAGGGCCTGCACGACAAGGCGGCCAAGACGGTGGTGGTCAGCACCACTTAG
- a CDS encoding RDD family protein — protein MSAPTPAPGDDRPREGYYPDPSIPGYVRYWNGAAWVPGTSRPAPSEGETLPAPPGAGAAAAPAASLPPAEPAAPAAEETGPVFFDEEPMPEATGGAASAAASAAADADAQHGARPEPASAWQADAGRQTGLGGEQDRRVSWGAAGQGDPRDPRVPSERPAAQPEPPSPSPSPSPSAASPSAGEEGPGTVQIRAIKPGTSGTSGTSGTSGTSGTPAKQPPPATDGTVTFRRPSGPLRPAAANEQPSAGTEGTMAIRALRPKSSGGAPQAAVPPQAAASPAPAPAQPSVPQQGGAHGGVPSPVTSGPGGGSPSWAQQVHQLAESDGQAQQPVAPWKPVASDPFLAAAQAQAAARPAGMGKRFAARLIDTVVLAAVTGAAALPLGTKAADHVDSKIDAAKMSGEKVTVWLLDGTTAGYLGMVLAVLLVFGVLYEVLPTAKWGRTLGKKVLGLEVRDMGEHEAPSFGAALKRWLVYAVPGVLVIGLVGVLWGLFDRPWRQCWHDKAAGTFVAG, from the coding sequence ATGAGCGCCCCAACTCCGGCCCCAGGCGACGACAGGCCCCGCGAAGGCTACTACCCCGATCCGTCCATTCCCGGATATGTCCGGTACTGGAACGGCGCGGCCTGGGTGCCCGGTACGAGCCGTCCCGCCCCGTCCGAAGGCGAAACGCTGCCCGCGCCGCCCGGCGCGGGTGCGGCGGCGGCTCCCGCGGCATCGCTGCCGCCCGCTGAGCCCGCGGCGCCCGCCGCGGAGGAGACCGGTCCGGTCTTCTTCGACGAGGAGCCGATGCCGGAGGCGACGGGCGGCGCCGCCTCCGCTGCGGCCTCCGCCGCCGCCGACGCCGACGCTCAGCACGGGGCGAGGCCCGAGCCCGCGTCGGCTTGGCAGGCGGACGCGGGGCGGCAGACGGGACTCGGCGGCGAGCAGGACCGGCGGGTGTCGTGGGGTGCGGCCGGGCAGGGCGATCCGCGGGACCCGCGCGTACCGAGCGAACGCCCGGCGGCACAGCCGGAGCCCCCGTCTCCCTCTCCTTCTCCGTCTCCCTCCGCTGCCTCTCCCTCCGCGGGGGAGGAGGGGCCAGGCACGGTACAGATCCGCGCAATCAAGCCGGGTACGTCCGGCACATCGGGCACATCGGGCACATCGGGCACATCGGGTACGCCCGCCAAGCAGCCGCCGCCGGCGACCGACGGCACTGTCACGTTCCGCAGGCCCAGTGGGCCGTTGCGGCCCGCCGCGGCGAACGAGCAGCCCTCGGCCGGTACCGAAGGCACCATGGCGATCAGGGCCCTGCGCCCTAAGTCCTCCGGCGGCGCGCCGCAGGCCGCTGTTCCTCCGCAGGCCGCGGCCTCGCCCGCGCCGGCCCCCGCGCAGCCTTCCGTTCCGCAGCAGGGCGGTGCGCACGGCGGCGTGCCGTCGCCGGTGACCTCGGGGCCCGGTGGCGGTTCGCCCTCGTGGGCCCAGCAGGTCCACCAGCTCGCCGAGTCCGACGGCCAGGCGCAGCAGCCGGTGGCGCCGTGGAAGCCGGTCGCCAGCGATCCGTTCCTCGCGGCGGCGCAGGCCCAGGCGGCGGCGCGGCCTGCGGGCATGGGCAAGCGGTTCGCGGCGCGGCTCATCGACACGGTCGTGCTCGCCGCGGTCACCGGTGCGGCCGCGCTGCCGCTCGGCACGAAGGCCGCCGATCACGTCGACAGCAAGATCGACGCGGCGAAGATGTCCGGCGAGAAGGTCACGGTGTGGCTCCTGGACGGCACCACGGCGGGCTACCTGGGCATGGTCCTGGCGGTCCTGCTCGTCTTCGGCGTCCTCTACGAAGTGCTGCCGACCGCCAAGTGGGGTCGGACGCTGGGGAAGAAGGTGCTGGGGCTCGAGGTGCGGGACATGGGGGAGCACGAGGCGCCGTCGTTCGGGGCGGCGTTGAAGCGGTGGCTGGTGTATGCGGTGCCGGGCGTGCTGGTGATCGGCCTCGTGGGCGTCCTGTGGGGCCTCTTCGACCGCCCGTGGCGCCAGTGCTGGCACGACAAGGCGGCGGGCACATTCGTGGCGGGCTAG
- a CDS encoding DUF2017 domain-containing protein produces the protein MPGQFEAIPGGGAAVALDEVEISIIRSLAVQLLELIGPGPGEDASDDPLAELFADGPSEPPTDPVLQRLLPDAYGGPGSEKADEDELRAYSAEFRRFTENDLRAKKRDDALVVIRCLDSMTAAGDGGAVLKLSAEESRHWLGALNDLRLAIGARLDVIDEEDTDLLYQLPDEDPRKPMVMAYLWLGGLQETLVSTLIV, from the coding sequence ATGCCAGGACAATTCGAAGCGATCCCCGGGGGCGGCGCCGCCGTCGCGCTCGACGAGGTCGAGATCTCGATCATCCGCTCCCTCGCCGTCCAGCTCCTTGAGCTGATCGGCCCCGGACCGGGAGAGGACGCCTCCGACGACCCGCTCGCCGAGCTGTTCGCGGACGGCCCCAGCGAGCCGCCGACCGACCCGGTGCTCCAGCGGCTGCTGCCCGACGCGTACGGCGGACCGGGCAGCGAGAAGGCCGACGAGGACGAACTGCGGGCGTACTCCGCGGAGTTCAGGCGCTTTACGGAGAACGACCTGCGGGCCAAGAAGCGGGACGACGCCCTGGTCGTGATCCGCTGCCTGGACTCCATGACGGCGGCAGGCGACGGCGGCGCCGTCCTCAAGCTGTCGGCGGAGGAGTCCCGGCACTGGCTCGGCGCCCTCAACGACCTCCGGCTCGCGATCGGCGCCCGCCTCGACGTCATCGACGAGGAGGACACGGACCTCCTCTACCAGCTGCCGGACGAGGATCCGCGCAAACCGATGGTGATGGCCTATTTGTGGCTGGGCGGTCTGCAGGAGACGCTGGTCAGCACGTTGATCGTGTAG
- the clpS gene encoding ATP-dependent Clp protease adapter ClpS, whose product MGQVSTAPAEITRPESAEETFAVPEPDVPWITLVHNDPVNLMSYVTYVFQAYFGYSKHKATKLMMDVHHKGRAVVSTGTREEMERDVQAMHGYGLWATLQQDRK is encoded by the coding sequence ATGGGACAAGTGAGTACGGCTCCCGCAGAGATCACGCGCCCGGAATCGGCCGAAGAGACGTTCGCCGTCCCGGAGCCCGACGTCCCCTGGATCACGCTCGTCCACAACGACCCGGTCAACCTGATGAGCTACGTGACGTACGTGTTCCAGGCGTACTTCGGGTACTCGAAGCACAAGGCCACCAAGCTGATGATGGATGTGCACCACAAAGGCCGAGCCGTGGTCTCCACCGGCACGCGCGAAGAGATGGAGCGCGACGTCCAGGCCATGCACGGGTACGGGCTTTGGGCCACCCTCCAGCAGGACCGCAAGTAG
- a CDS encoding isochorismatase family protein — protein sequence MRRALIVVDVQNDFCEGGSLAVAGGADVAAAITELIGQAPAGYRHVVATRDHHIEPGDHFSDHPDYARSWPAHCVAGTEGIGFHPNFAPVVASGAIDAVFDKGAYSAAYSGFEGVDENDVSLADWLRARHITEVDVVGIATDHCVRATALDAVREGFSTVVLLDLTAGVAEATTERALEELREAGVELTGKPVV from the coding sequence ATGCGCCGCGCTCTGATCGTCGTCGATGTGCAGAACGACTTCTGCGAGGGCGGCAGCCTCGCGGTGGCCGGGGGCGCGGACGTGGCCGCCGCCATCACCGAGCTGATCGGCCAGGCCCCGGCGGGCTACCGGCACGTGGTGGCCACCCGGGACCACCACATCGAGCCGGGCGACCACTTCTCCGACCACCCGGACTATGCCCGCTCCTGGCCGGCGCACTGTGTGGCGGGGACCGAGGGGATCGGCTTCCACCCGAACTTCGCGCCGGTGGTCGCTTCGGGGGCGATCGACGCGGTCTTCGACAAGGGGGCCTACTCGGCCGCGTACAGCGGCTTCGAGGGGGTCGACGAGAACGACGTCTCCCTCGCGGACTGGCTGCGGGCGCGGCACATCACCGAGGTGGACGTGGTCGGCATCGCCACGGACCACTGCGTACGGGCCACCGCGCTTGACGCCGTGCGGGAAGGATTCAGCACGGTGGTCCTCCTGGACCTGACCGCGGGCGTCGCGGAGGCGACAACGGAGCGGGCTCTTGAGGAGCTCCGGGAGGCGGGCGTGGAGCTGACGGGAAAGCCGGTGGTCTAG